The Triticum aestivum cultivar Chinese Spring chromosome 3A, IWGSC CS RefSeq v2.1, whole genome shotgun sequence genome includes a region encoding these proteins:
- the LOC123059963 gene encoding uncharacterized protein, with amino-acid sequence MEEEDENQGWGGGRHEQIGVTVDVVERSGDDVEDQTGLTSRLSVKHVVEVITKFDEYKRWLVSEIGFEGMLKLPLLGKMDLKMSAWIMRKVKVKVRAIVVDEHRVIPFVPEDFHKVFGIPCGNRAVRGRDGKIKSAAVEFMKQTIGMDASPAQNLKMAEDFLSRDISDESSKIEKDCFQISFVIFVMGYVLSPGTKYEHMTIDFWGALANPELISQFNWCEYAVDNLMAAVMKLQREYHNKAQVVHLSGCHLFFQIFLLDNIDLGIFNMIHSVFPRIQSFDYKMLRQMITMARCEQRGSITYVPGAIRPPDSVCYVPVSVTSAMWTDGMSLPSSSKQPSSRMSVTRKCRTSKVCLDAKTGAFNFFGDPMSANRSIGPSEFSKHLRQISKDDPALQELSLMLKQHNAKCTLAATLLRNQLQSDMFCFAEKMVELVKDRCRCCSNRGLSKCTSLEDTDVDGNSSRRVFEVGRRLDMGCDEVHAKSKVYEDYQRMKRICVERNKNKAESGQGQSRTKDDVPVYNNPVIERKPDDRGKMFEDRIVVYAQTIAEMVQSLYDTDTKEATFVYFHSTESKLPRRRNVMSASFCNDPWSRGCVPQPASIPLIGKFNAWIGGQKDLDLNSVWLLHTSPRLLRVNVVCIQQQILGSEALDHEVATLLLRRFYQIDTGDGGASTYMLWREVLEPDFSTHALAGGKVLHVKAVQGVFTHANHDITTCRMFFVPAVLDQGWAAYMWDMMRKEIHVLDPMCQQAMGLEQRHLMHEVAVSQIHAALFGCLNEYFAKWHRASQSWKRKFPKITDDFFTRDESGICMIHAIRNYCGEKMMCALTKNNIASFRKLVAYEVFHLRDDRGDFVADDLLRAAFDEPEERCE; translated from the exons ATGGAGGAAGAGGACGAAAACCAAGGGTGGGGAGGGGGAAGGCATGAGCAAATAGGGGTTACAGTTGATGTTGTTGAGAGGTCAGGAGATGATGTGGAGGATCAGACAGGGCTAACCTCGCGGCTGTCAGTTAAGCATGTCGTCGAGGTCATCACAAAATTCGATGAGTACAAAAGATGGCTTGTGTCTGAGATTGGTTTTGAGGGTATGCTTAAACTCCCACTGTTGGGGAAGATGGATCTAAAGATGAGTGCGTGGATTATgcggaaggtgaaggtgaaggtgcgTGCAATAGTTGTTGATGAACATAGGGTGATTCCTTTTGTGCCAGAGGATTTTCACAAAGTATTTGGCATTCCGTGCGGCAACCGCGCTGTTCGTGGAAGGGATGGCAAAATAAAGAGTGCAGCAGTAGAGTTCATGAAGCAGACAATTGGGATGGATGCATCTCCTGCTCAGAATCTCAAGATGGCAGAAGATTTTCTTAGTAGGGATATATCAGATGAATCAAGCAAGATTGAGAAGGACTGTTTCCAGATTTCATTTGTTATATTTGTGATGGGTTATGTCTTGTCCCCGGGCACAAAGTATGAGCACATGACCATTGATTTTTGGGGGGCTCTCGCCAATCCTGAGCTGATTTCCCAATTTAATTGGTGCGAGTATGCTGTTGATAATCTCATGGCAGCTGTGATGAAGTTGCAGAGGGAATATCACAACAAGGCGCAAGTGGTTCATCTTTCTGGATGCCATTTGTTCTTCCAG ATTTTCTTGCTAGACAACATTGATCTTGGGATTTTCAACATGATACACTCTGTATTTCCGAGAATTCAGAGTTTTGACTACAAAATGCTTCGGCAGATGATTACGATGGCGCGCTGCGAGCAGCGAGGGAGCATAACATACGTCCCTGGAGCA ATTCGCCCACCAGATTCTGTATGCTATGTGCCTGTAAGTGTGACGAGCGCAATGTGGACGGACGGTATGTCACTTCCATCTTCGTCCAAACAACCATCATCAAGGATGTCTGTCACACGCAAATGTCGGACATCAAAGGTTTGTTTAGATGCAAAGACAGGGGCATTCAACTTTTTTGGGGATCCTATGTCTGCTAATAGGTCAATTGGCCCAAGTGAATTCAGCAAGCATCTTCGACAGATTTCAAAAGATGATCCG GCCCTGCAGGAGCTGAGTCTCATGTTGAAGCAGCACAATGCCAAGTGCACGCTCGCCGCGACATTGTTGAGGAACCAACTACAGTCTGATATGTTTTGCTTTGCGGAGAAAATGGTCGAACTTGTGAAGGACCGCTGCAGGTGTTGTTCGAATCGAGGATTGTCCAAGTGTACTAGTCTTGAGGATACTG ATGTGGATGGTAATTCTAGTAGGCGAGTTTTCGAAGTAGGCCGTCGGCTTGATATGGGTTGTGACGAAG tccatgcaaagtcaaaggttTACGAAGATTATCAAAGAATGAAAAGGATTTGTGTTGAACGAAACAAAAACAAAGCTG AATCAGGGCAGGGCCAGTCGCGGACGAAAGATGATGTTCCTGTCTACAACAATCCTGTGATAGAGAGAAAACCAGATGATAGGGGGAAGATGTTTGAAGACCGAATTGTAGTCTATGCACAGACTATTGCTGAAATGGTTCAATCTCTATATGATACAGATACGAAGGAGGCAACATTTGTTTATTTTCACTCAACTGAGTCTAAATTACCCAGGCGTAGGAATGTCATGTCGGCAAGCTTTTGCAATGATCCATGGTCACGGGGATGTGTCCCGCAACCTGCTTCAATCCCGTTGATAGGCAAGTTCAATGCATGGATCGGTGGTCAGAAAGACCTTGATTTGAATAG TGTTTGGTTGCTGCATACATCGCCAAGGCTCTTGAGGGTAAATGTTGTATGTATTCAGCAGCAGATACTTGGATCAGAAGCTCTTGACCATGAGGTTGCTACCCTTCTTTTGCGGCGTTTTTACCAAATTGACACTGGGGATGGAGGAGCAAGTACCTACATGTTGTGGAGGGAAGTTCTTGAACCAGATTTTTCG ACGCATGCTCTTGCCGGGGGGAAAGTCTTGCATGTGAAAGCTGTACAGGGGGTATTTACACATGCAAATCATGATATAACGACGTGTAGGATG TTTTTCGTACCTGCTGTGTTGGATCAAGGGTGGGCGGCGTATATGTGGGACATGATGAGGAAGGAGATTCATGTCCTCGACCCTATGTGTCAGCAAGCTATGGGTTTAGAGCAGCGTCACTTAATGCATGAAGTGGCAGTCTCACAAATTCATGCTGCGTTATTTGGCTGCTTGAATGAATACTTTGCAAAATGGCATCGCGCTTCTCAAAGTTGGAAGCGGAAGTTCCCGAAGATTACTGATGACTTTTTCACAAG GGATGAGTCTGGAATATGCATGATCCATGCTATTAGGAATTATTGTGGGGAGAAGATGATGTGTGCACTTACGAAG AATAATATTGCAAGTTTTAGGAAATTGGTTGCTTATGAGGTCTTCCATTTACGCGATGATCGTGGCGATTTCGTGGCTGATGATCTCCTGCGCGCTGCGTTTGATGAACCTGAGGAGCGATGTGAATGA
- the LOC123059965 gene encoding uncharacterized protein isoform X2 yields the protein MVPPAPPQGMELNTSSNKRNILEEPPEKQVSIGHKAVQSTANCFASTDNANLRIQIPPTSTVQLESPLGAVQNSDYGNPDKTKTPKPSLRAPGLPAVIGRLNLSDGSCTSTRRELQFSIANNLDGQNDPADPVQIPSPKCPRTPFHFRSQSQSDTISGSIGWSSKRSRIDVARKLDYKKHKTSRISDVMQQMATPQEPTAPTIPSASSNSNFQGDITPAAGIDCSKLQEKHVELKAYSQRRAKHTTQTHSKQQPSGDNVLYSSALGMHVASMESSYGHKTSSTVDEMILTHSDYRTSNTLAAPKWDSSPTYALGGSSSGMDLLAAVASGSYDSSIDRFAHKINRSIFSSSSTRLPPTSEADGSPSEKTHKPARAPFQRLSVDEPDVSDVYTTYDTIQK from the exons ATGGTTCCTCCTGCACCTCCTCAAG GCATGGAGCTGAACACTAGCAGCAACAAAAGAAATATATTGGAGGAACCTCCTGAAAAACAGGTATCCATTGGACATAAGGCAGTACAATCCACAGCAAACTGCTTTGCGTCAACTGACAACGCTA ATCTCCGCATCCAGATACCTCCAACATCAACCGTGCAACTAGAATCTCCACTTGGAGCTGTGCAAAATTCAG ACTACGGAAATCCGGACAAAACGAAAACACCAAAACCAAGTTTACGTGCACCAGGACTGCCAGCTGTTATTGGACGACTCAATTTGAGTGATGGCAGCTGCACCTCAACACGTCGTGAGCTTCAGTTCAGTATTGCAAACAACCTAGATGGCCAAAACGATCCAG CTGATCCAGTACAGATCCCATCTCCCAAATGTCCCCGTACACCTTTCCATTTCCGTTCCCAGAGCCAGAGTGATACTATAAGCGGATCAATTGGATGGTCAAGTAAGCGATCCCGAATAGATGTGGCAAGAAAGCTGGACTACAAGAAACACAAAACATCACGTATTTCAGATGTCATGCAACAAATGGCTACTCCACAAGAACCAACAGCTCCAACTATACCATCCGCATCTTCCAACTCCAATTTCCAAGGCGATATAACTCCAGCAGCAG GCATAGACTGTAGCAAACTCCAAGAGAAACATGTGGAACTCAAGGCATACAGCCAACGACGGGCAAAACATACTACCCAAACCCATAGTAAACAGCAACCTTCAG GTGACAATGTATTGTACTCTAGTGCTCTCGGTATGCATGTGGCATCCATGGAGTCAAGTTATGGACACAAGACAAGCAGCACTGTTGATGAAATGATCCTCACACATTCAG ATTATCGGACTTCCAACACACTCGCTGCGCCAAAATGGGATTCAAGTCCAACATATGCTCTGGGTGGCAGCTCATCAGGCATGGACCTCCTAGCAGCAG TTGCATCAGGTAGCTATGATAGCAGCATAGACCGTTTTGCACATAAGATCAACAGAAGCATATTTTCATCTTCTAGCACGCGGCTGCCTCCAACATCTGAAG CCGACGGATCACCCTCAGAGAAAACCCACAAACCTGCTCGTGCaccatttcaaaggttatcagtaGATGAGCCTGATGTCTCTGACGTCTACACAACATATGATACAATACAGAAATGA
- the LOC123059965 gene encoding uncharacterized protein isoform X1, protein MSPLCKWFLLHLLKVVSPFSITLHILYIFITTLSAVLTCQIWLAKGMELNTSSNKRNILEEPPEKQVSIGHKAVQSTANCFASTDNANLRIQIPPTSTVQLESPLGAVQNSDYGNPDKTKTPKPSLRAPGLPAVIGRLNLSDGSCTSTRRELQFSIANNLDGQNDPADPVQIPSPKCPRTPFHFRSQSQSDTISGSIGWSSKRSRIDVARKLDYKKHKTSRISDVMQQMATPQEPTAPTIPSASSNSNFQGDITPAAGIDCSKLQEKHVELKAYSQRRAKHTTQTHSKQQPSGDNVLYSSALGMHVASMESSYGHKTSSTVDEMILTHSDYRTSNTLAAPKWDSSPTYALGGSSSGMDLLAAVASGSYDSSIDRFAHKINRSIFSSSSTRLPPTSEADGSPSEKTHKPARAPFQRLSVDEPDVSDVYTTYDTIQK, encoded by the exons ATGTCACCC CTCTGCAAATGGTTCCTCCTGCACCTCCTCAAGGTTGTATCTCCTTTCAGCATCACATTGcacatattatatatatttattaCTACATTGTCCGCAGTACTAACATGCCAAATCTGGCTTGCAAAAGGCATGGAGCTGAACACTAGCAGCAACAAAAGAAATATATTGGAGGAACCTCCTGAAAAACAGGTATCCATTGGACATAAGGCAGTACAATCCACAGCAAACTGCTTTGCGTCAACTGACAACGCTA ATCTCCGCATCCAGATACCTCCAACATCAACCGTGCAACTAGAATCTCCACTTGGAGCTGTGCAAAATTCAG ACTACGGAAATCCGGACAAAACGAAAACACCAAAACCAAGTTTACGTGCACCAGGACTGCCAGCTGTTATTGGACGACTCAATTTGAGTGATGGCAGCTGCACCTCAACACGTCGTGAGCTTCAGTTCAGTATTGCAAACAACCTAGATGGCCAAAACGATCCAG CTGATCCAGTACAGATCCCATCTCCCAAATGTCCCCGTACACCTTTCCATTTCCGTTCCCAGAGCCAGAGTGATACTATAAGCGGATCAATTGGATGGTCAAGTAAGCGATCCCGAATAGATGTGGCAAGAAAGCTGGACTACAAGAAACACAAAACATCACGTATTTCAGATGTCATGCAACAAATGGCTACTCCACAAGAACCAACAGCTCCAACTATACCATCCGCATCTTCCAACTCCAATTTCCAAGGCGATATAACTCCAGCAGCAG GCATAGACTGTAGCAAACTCCAAGAGAAACATGTGGAACTCAAGGCATACAGCCAACGACGGGCAAAACATACTACCCAAACCCATAGTAAACAGCAACCTTCAG GTGACAATGTATTGTACTCTAGTGCTCTCGGTATGCATGTGGCATCCATGGAGTCAAGTTATGGACACAAGACAAGCAGCACTGTTGATGAAATGATCCTCACACATTCAG ATTATCGGACTTCCAACACACTCGCTGCGCCAAAATGGGATTCAAGTCCAACATATGCTCTGGGTGGCAGCTCATCAGGCATGGACCTCCTAGCAGCAG TTGCATCAGGTAGCTATGATAGCAGCATAGACCGTTTTGCACATAAGATCAACAGAAGCATATTTTCATCTTCTAGCACGCGGCTGCCTCCAACATCTGAAG CCGACGGATCACCCTCAGAGAAAACCCACAAACCTGCTCGTGCaccatttcaaaggttatcagtaGATGAGCCTGATGTCTCTGACGTCTACACAACATATGATACAATACAGAAATGA
- the LOC123059967 gene encoding uncharacterized protein: MFKKENHDYKLEECTKFFVILEIAKGWCIYEIDIAARTLRVMDPMLTTSPPGSLEQKHKETSKCVTRCLFKCLNACYPDCSESGFYVLHYIKEYDGCRLQIMPTPL, from the exons ATGTTCAAGAAAGAAAACCATGATTACAAACTAGAGGAATGCACAAAA TTTTTCGTTATACTTGAGATCGCAAAAGGGTGGTGTATTTATGAGATAGACATTGCTGCAAGAACTCTACGCGTAATGGATCCCATGCTTACAACCTCCCCACCAGGTTCACTTGAACAGAAGCACAAAGAAACAAGCAAGTGCGTCACCCGATGCCTCTTCAAATGCCTCAATGCATGTTATCCAGACTG TTCTGAGAGTGGCTTCTATGTCCTGCACTACATCAAGGAGTATGATGGGTGCAGGCTGCAAATAATGCCAACCCCG CTTTAA